The proteins below are encoded in one region of Clostridium pasteurianum DSM 525 = ATCC 6013:
- a CDS encoding TipAS antibiotic-recognition domain-containing protein, translating into MKGDEVFTLFDKLYIEAYKKEHGKEVEKIYKNNIYKEIYKNVSKYTKQDWQNLKERLNYIYEDMIVLMDRDPGSVSVQALVEELRKYYSDSFYKCDLIMFRALGRLYIEDKSFREKINHKKDGLAEFLSEAIEIYCDIHENRL; encoded by the coding sequence ATGAAAGGTGATGAGGTGTTTACATTATTTGATAAGCTATATATAGAAGCTTATAAAAAAGAACATGGTAAAGAGGTGGAGAAAATATATAAAAATAATATATATAAAGAAATATATAAAAATGTATCCAAATATACTAAACAGGACTGGCAAAATCTTAAAGAAAGATTAAATTATATATATGAGGATATGATTGTTTTGATGGATAGAGATCCGGGTAGTGTAAGTGTTCAAGCATTAGTTGAAGAGCTGAGAAAATACTATAGTGATAGTTTTTATAAATGTGATTTAATTATGTTTAGAGCTTTAGGAAGATTATATATAGAAGACAAGTCTTTTAGGGAAAAAATAAATCATAAAAAGGATGGATTAGCGGAATTTTTAAGTGAAGCCATAGAGATATACTGTGATATTCATGAAAATAGATTATAA
- a CDS encoding putative ABC transporter permease subunit encodes MSKLLILTKILLKNNDNPFESGFSNKKKLGMIVLIILCFLPITFGFAASTIASYDMLAKLNLQGMLLASTMTLSCITMIVFGFFYIMSVFYFSKDIDTLLPMPLRPYEIIGAKLIIIILFEYLVELIILLPTLVGFCYKAGNPIFIIYGIIIFLTLPIIPIVVCGLISMVIMTFTDLVKDKDRFKFLSGMLGIVMAIVINILIRKISGPEALISSLRDNSDAINNASKAFPSARFAAFSLLNSSNISGLLNLIIFLIISIIVIVIFFAAAEALYFKGAIGISESTSKGKKLSHRELNKSSVKNSKLKSYMIKELKLLFRTPAYLQNCVLGGVIFPPVMLLIILFSNGGMSKSFNFQMNTMFFTIATGIILVTTSFNMICATAISREGESFFVMRYIPVPYRDQIIAKVLIGIMVSITAVVIMLITGAIVFKISSLMLIMLFIISVIGTIFYSFLGIFIDLKFPKLDWDNEAKAVKQNFNGIIVTLALLFISAFTSLICIFLNINLIISFFILLIVYSILALLAYKLSITKGISFLK; translated from the coding sequence ATGAGTAAATTACTAATTCTAACTAAAATTTTATTAAAAAATAATGATAATCCCTTTGAATCCGGTTTTAGCAACAAGAAAAAATTAGGTATGATAGTGTTAATAATATTATGTTTTCTTCCAATAACTTTTGGTTTTGCAGCTTCTACTATTGCATCTTATGACATGCTTGCAAAACTAAATCTTCAAGGTATGCTTTTAGCGTCTACCATGACCCTTTCCTGTATAACTATGATAGTATTTGGTTTTTTCTATATTATGAGTGTTTTCTATTTCAGCAAGGATATTGACACTTTGCTGCCGATGCCCTTAAGACCCTATGAAATAATTGGAGCCAAGCTCATCATAATAATATTATTTGAATATCTAGTAGAATTGATTATACTGCTGCCTACTCTTGTAGGTTTCTGTTATAAAGCAGGAAATCCTATTTTTATTATTTATGGAATAATAATATTTTTAACACTGCCTATTATCCCCATTGTAGTTTGCGGCTTAATAAGTATGGTTATAATGACCTTTACAGATTTAGTTAAAGATAAGGATAGATTTAAATTTTTATCCGGTATGCTAGGTATAGTTATGGCAATAGTTATAAATATACTCATACGAAAAATCAGCGGTCCTGAGGCCTTAATTTCTTCTCTTAGAGATAACAGTGATGCTATAAATAATGCTTCAAAGGCCTTTCCTTCAGCTAGATTTGCAGCCTTTAGCCTTTTGAATTCATCAAATATTTCTGGATTATTAAATTTAATTATATTTTTAATAATCTCTATCATAGTTATTGTCATATTTTTCGCAGCTGCTGAAGCTCTGTACTTTAAGGGTGCTATTGGAATATCTGAGAGCACTTCAAAGGGCAAAAAATTATCTCATAGAGAATTAAATAAATCCTCAGTTAAAAACTCAAAGTTAAAGTCCTATATGATAAAAGAGTTAAAATTATTATTTAGAACTCCTGCTTATCTTCAAAATTGTGTACTTGGAGGTGTAATTTTTCCACCAGTTATGCTTTTAATAATACTATTCAGCAATGGAGGTATGTCTAAGAGCTTTAATTTTCAGATGAATACTATGTTTTTTACTATTGCCACTGGAATAATACTAGTTACTACCAGTTTCAATATGATATGTGCTACAGCTATATCTAGGGAAGGAGAATCCTTCTTTGTAATGAGATACATTCCTGTTCCCTATAGAGATCAAATTATTGCCAAAGTATTGATTGGTATTATGGTAAGTATTACAGCTGTTGTTATAATGTTAATTACTGGTGCTATAGTATTTAAAATAAGCTCTTTAATGCTGATAATGTTATTTATTATATCTGTAATAGGAACAATTTTTTATTCATTTTTAGGAATTTTTATTGATTTAAAATTTCCTAAACTGGATTGGGATAATGAAGCAAAAGCAGTAAAACAAAATTTTAATGGTATAATTGTAACCCTTGCTTTATTATTTATATCTGCATTTACGTCTCTTATATGTATATTTTTAAATATAAACTTAATTATAAGTTTTTTCATATTGCTCATTGTATACTCCATTTTAGCTTTATTAGCTTACAAATTATCTATTACTAAAGGTATAAGCTTTTTAAAATAA
- a CDS encoding DUF2383 domain-containing protein: MPTGKTKQNIINKKSNSYDIPDVSKLDKKVKNISIKELNAILKGEYMAIDSYEKYIKNITDADTKAEFQKIQKEHKRHAIKLAERIQILGGIPVSSVGVKGKVVETMSNIKDMGRKSTADYIRKAQHGEDTGIKMTSKIIKGDLDKDSLSLINSMLKEDENHVNILSEMMSPATNNIK, from the coding sequence ATGCCTACAGGTAAAACAAAACAAAATATAATTAATAAGAAAAGCAATTCTTATGATATTCCTGATGTGTCTAAATTAGATAAAAAAGTTAAAAATATTAGTATAAAAGAATTAAATGCAATACTAAAGGGAGAATATATGGCAATTGATTCTTATGAAAAATATATAAAAAACATAACGGATGCTGATACAAAAGCTGAGTTTCAAAAAATACAAAAAGAGCATAAAAGACATGCTATAAAACTAGCAGAACGAATTCAAATTTTAGGAGGAATTCCCGTCTCCAGTGTTGGTGTAAAGGGAAAAGTTGTAGAGACTATGTCTAACATTAAAGATATGGGCCGAAAAAGCACTGCAGATTATATAAGGAAAGCACAGCATGGAGAGGATACAGGCATAAAAATGACTTCTAAAATAATTAAAGGAGATTTAGATAAAGATAGTTTAAGTTTAATAAATTCTATGTTAAAAGAAGATGAAAATCATGTTAATATTCTTTCTGAAATGATGTCACCAGCAACTAATAATATAAAATAA
- the adhE gene encoding bifunctional acetaldehyde-CoA/alcohol dehydrogenase — translation MKITNVETLNKKLEDMRVAQKKYASYTQEQVDKIFKAVSLAANDSRIKLAELAVEETGMGILEDKVIKNHLACEYVYNKYKDEKTCGVLEEDLSFGIQKIAEPLGIVAAIIPTTNPTSTTIFKALICLKTRNVVIFSPHPRAKNCTIETAKLILDAAVKAGAPENIIGWIDTPSIELSKLVMENSDTILATGGPGMVKAAYSSGKPAIGVGAGNTPVIIDETADIKTAVSSILLSKTFDNGVVCSSEQAIIAIEKIYTKVKKELLYRGAYLLNKKETEKLRSIMFVNHSLNSDIVGQSAFKISELAGFKVPEATKVLIGEVEKIDVHDPFGHEKISPILGLYKAADFEDALVKASEILEKCGGIGHTSVLYTDEFISKHRIQKFGAVMKTSRALINTPSSHGAVGDVYNFKIEPSFTLGCGSWGGNSVTDNVGIKNLLNIKSVALRRENMLWFRVPQKIYFKYGCLPSALQDLKYMNKKKAFIVTDKVLYKLGFLKSTLKVLEELSIEYKIFYDVEPDPTLATAVKGSKEMINFQPDTIIALGGGSPMDAAKIMWLLYEHPESDFKNLSMTFMDIRKRIYNFPTLREKANFIAIPTSAGTGSEVTPFAVITEEKTGIKYPLADYELTPDIAIIDVELMMNMPKGLTAASGVDALTHALEAYVSVLATEYTNGLALEAIKLIFEYLPLAYEEGSLNIKAREKMAHASTMAGMAFANAFLGVCHSIAHKLGSAYNIPHGVSNALMITEVIKFNATDNPVKQTAFPQYEYPDARLRYAKIADYLKLGGNNESEKIQLLISAINDLKNKINIPKNIKETGVSKESFYMNVDSLSKQAFDDQCTGSNPRYPLISEIKQMLINAYE, via the coding sequence ATGAAAATTACAAATGTTGAAACTTTAAATAAAAAATTAGAAGATATGAGAGTTGCTCAAAAAAAATATGCCTCTTATACTCAGGAGCAGGTAGATAAAATTTTTAAAGCAGTATCCTTAGCTGCTAATGATTCCAGAATTAAGTTGGCAGAATTGGCAGTAGAAGAGACTGGCATGGGAATTCTAGAGGATAAAGTTATAAAAAATCATCTAGCCTGCGAATATGTTTATAATAAATATAAGGATGAAAAAACTTGTGGTGTCCTTGAAGAAGACTTAAGTTTTGGAATACAGAAAATTGCAGAGCCTTTAGGTATTGTAGCAGCAATTATTCCTACAACTAATCCCACTTCAACAACTATATTTAAAGCGCTTATATGTTTAAAGACAAGAAATGTAGTAATTTTTTCTCCCCATCCACGAGCAAAAAACTGCACTATCGAAACAGCAAAACTTATACTGGATGCAGCAGTAAAAGCCGGCGCACCTGAAAACATAATAGGCTGGATAGATACACCCTCTATTGAATTATCAAAACTGGTAATGGAAAATTCAGACACCATTTTAGCAACTGGTGGTCCTGGAATGGTAAAAGCCGCTTATTCTTCGGGCAAACCAGCTATAGGTGTAGGAGCAGGAAATACTCCCGTTATAATTGATGAAACTGCTGATATTAAAACTGCAGTAAGTTCTATACTCCTTTCAAAAACCTTTGATAATGGAGTGGTATGTTCTTCAGAACAAGCTATTATTGCGATAGAAAAAATATATACTAAAGTAAAAAAAGAACTTTTATATAGAGGTGCTTACCTATTAAATAAAAAAGAAACTGAAAAATTAAGATCCATAATGTTTGTAAACCATTCTTTAAATTCTGATATTGTAGGGCAATCTGCTTTTAAAATATCTGAATTGGCAGGCTTTAAAGTTCCTGAAGCAACAAAAGTATTAATAGGTGAAGTAGAAAAAATAGATGTACATGATCCTTTTGGTCATGAAAAAATTTCACCTATACTAGGCTTGTATAAAGCAGCTGATTTTGAGGATGCCCTTGTTAAAGCCAGTGAAATATTAGAAAAATGCGGAGGCATTGGACATACCTCCGTACTATATACGGATGAATTTATTTCAAAACATAGAATACAAAAATTTGGAGCTGTAATGAAAACTTCAAGAGCTCTTATAAACACCCCCTCATCTCACGGTGCTGTAGGTGATGTATATAACTTTAAAATAGAACCTTCTTTCACTTTAGGCTGTGGTTCTTGGGGAGGAAATTCCGTTACTGACAATGTGGGCATAAAAAACCTACTAAATATAAAAAGTGTTGCCTTAAGGAGAGAAAATATGCTTTGGTTTAGAGTGCCTCAAAAAATCTATTTTAAATACGGATGTTTACCTTCTGCCCTTCAGGATTTAAAATACATGAATAAAAAGAAAGCTTTTATAGTAACAGACAAAGTCTTGTATAAATTAGGATTTTTAAAAAGCACTCTAAAAGTATTAGAGGAATTATCTATAGAATATAAAATATTCTACGATGTTGAACCGGATCCAACTTTGGCTACAGCAGTAAAAGGTTCTAAGGAAATGATTAATTTTCAGCCAGATACTATAATAGCTTTAGGTGGTGGATCACCAATGGATGCAGCCAAAATCATGTGGCTTTTATATGAACATCCTGAATCAGATTTTAAAAATCTATCTATGACATTTATGGATATAAGAAAGAGGATTTATAACTTTCCGACTCTTAGGGAAAAAGCTAATTTTATAGCAATACCTACCTCTGCAGGTACAGGTTCTGAAGTAACTCCTTTTGCTGTAATCACAGAGGAGAAGACAGGTATAAAATACCCTTTAGCAGATTATGAATTAACCCCAGATATAGCTATAATCGATGTAGAATTAATGATGAATATGCCAAAAGGACTTACTGCTGCTTCTGGTGTGGATGCCTTAACTCATGCTTTAGAAGCTTATGTTTCAGTACTTGCTACAGAATATACTAATGGATTAGCTCTAGAAGCAATAAAATTAATATTTGAATATCTGCCTCTAGCCTATGAAGAGGGTTCTCTAAACATAAAAGCAAGAGAAAAAATGGCCCATGCTTCTACTATGGCCGGTATGGCTTTTGCTAATGCATTTTTAGGAGTGTGTCATTCTATAGCTCACAAACTTGGTTCTGCTTATAATATTCCTCATGGTGTTTCCAATGCATTGATGATAACAGAGGTAATTAAATTTAATGCTACAGATAATCCAGTTAAGCAGACCGCCTTTCCACAATATGAATACCCTGATGCAAGGCTTAGATATGCAAAAATTGCAGATTACCTAAAGTTAGGCGGCAATAATGAATCTGAAAAGATACAATTATTAATTTCTGCCATTAATGATTTAAAAAATAAAATAAATATTCCAAAAAATATTAAAGAAACTGGAGTTTCAAAGGAAAGTTTCTACATGAATGTAGATAGTCTGTCAAAACAGGCTTTTGATGATCAGTGTACTGGATCAAATCCAAGGTATCCACTGATAAGTGAAATTAAACAGATGCTTATAAATGCTTATGAATAA
- the ybaK gene encoding Cys-tRNA(Pro) deacylase produces the protein MSHVKTNAMRILDREKINYDIITYDSSDGKIDGISVTKKLGENPKFVYKTLVLQGNSGDIYIFVTPVEDEIDLKKAAAAAGEKNVKMVAVKDIMKLTGYIRGGCSPIGMKKHYKTFVNTSALDIEKIIVSGGKIGTQIEILTEDLAKVASCEFKDFIK, from the coding sequence ATGTCACATGTAAAAACAAATGCAATGCGTATCTTAGACAGGGAAAAAATAAACTATGATATCATTACTTACGATAGTTCTGATGGAAAAATAGATGGGATTTCAGTAACTAAAAAGCTTGGAGAAAATCCAAAGTTTGTTTATAAAACTTTGGTGCTTCAAGGTAACAGTGGCGATATATATATTTTTGTAACGCCTGTTGAAGATGAAATAGATTTAAAAAAGGCAGCAGCAGCAGCAGGCGAGAAAAATGTTAAAATGGTAGCAGTAAAAGATATAATGAAATTAACAGGATACATAAGAGGAGGGTGTTCTCCTATAGGTATGAAGAAACATTATAAAACTTTTGTAAATACAAGTGCTTTGGATATAGAAAAAATTATTGTTAGCGGTGGTAAAATAGGTACACAAATTGAAATTTTAACTGAAGATCTTGCTAAAGTTGCTAGTTGTGAATTTAAAGATTTTATTAAATAA
- a CDS encoding DedA family protein translates to MQFIKLLLDEYGYSVLFISLMLELIALPLPGETLMSYCGYLVYIGTLNWTISVILAALGTIIGITISYFIGRTLGIDFLNKFGRYLHIKPESFEKVSKWFEKYGCGILVISYFIPGVRHLTGYFAGITKISLKKFSVSAYAGAFLWSFTFITLGKFLGSGWSRFHTYIKRYFVFITVVLVILVLMVFVYKFFKKKL, encoded by the coding sequence TTGCAATTTATAAAGCTGTTATTGGATGAGTATGGGTATTCTGTACTATTTATTTCGTTAATGCTGGAACTTATAGCATTGCCGCTTCCAGGTGAAACCCTTATGAGTTATTGTGGATACCTTGTTTATATAGGAACTCTTAATTGGACTATAAGTGTAATTCTAGCGGCTTTAGGTACTATTATAGGGATAACTATTTCTTATTTTATAGGTAGAACTCTTGGTATTGATTTTTTGAACAAATTCGGTAGATATTTACATATAAAACCTGAAAGTTTTGAAAAGGTATCAAAGTGGTTTGAAAAGTATGGTTGTGGTATTTTAGTTATATCTTACTTTATACCAGGTGTGAGACATTTAACTGGTTACTTTGCAGGTATCACTAAAATATCTTTAAAAAAATTTTCTGTTAGTGCATATGCCGGTGCTTTTCTATGGAGTTTCACTTTTATAACCCTAGGAAAGTTTCTGGGCAGTGGGTGGAGTAGATTTCATACATATATAAAGAGGTATTTTGTTTTTATAACTGTAGTTTTAGTGATATTGGTATTGATGGTATTTGTATATAAGTTTTTCAAGAAAAAGTTGTGA
- a CDS encoding DUF3298 and DUF4163 domain-containing protein, translating to MGHKHNKFYHFSNPQKYNSKHHKYRNDTSNTLGVTSQNISTENYKIREYLNIPVLSGNFNAEVLKYINGNIKNDILEFKSQMEAAADENAKAMQSAGKPVIPFQISNNYILTYNKNNLLSISLIYQQYINGRNSYIRTSYNYNLENARSMPLGDLFKPDSNYISVLNNKVKSILQANPQDYYPNTASNFKGIAKDQPYYLDNNNLVLFFGFHEIAPTASGVPLIKIPFSELTDILNPQLLRSI from the coding sequence ATGGGTCATAAACATAATAAATTTTATCATTTTAGTAATCCTCAAAAATATAATTCTAAGCACCATAAGTATAGAAATGATACATCAAATACTTTGGGGGTTACTTCTCAGAATATAAGTACAGAAAATTATAAAATACGTGAATACTTAAATATTCCAGTTTTAAGCGGTAATTTTAATGCTGAAGTTTTAAAATACATCAATGGCAATATTAAAAATGATATTCTAGAATTTAAAAGTCAAATGGAAGCAGCAGCAGATGAAAATGCAAAAGCTATGCAGTCAGCGGGGAAACCAGTAATTCCTTTTCAAATCTCTAATAACTATATATTAACTTATAATAAAAATAATTTATTAAGTATTTCTCTGATTTATCAACAATATATAAATGGCAGGAACAGCTATATAAGAACTTCTTATAACTATAATTTAGAAAATGCACGATCTATGCCTTTAGGAGACTTATTTAAACCTGATTCTAATTATATATCAGTGTTAAACAATAAAGTAAAATCAATATTACAGGCAAATCCTCAAGATTATTATCCTAATACAGCTAGTAATTTTAAAGGGATAGCCAAAGATCAACCCTATTATTTAGACAATAATAATTTAGTATTATTTTTCGGATTCCATGAAATTGCTCCAACGGCTTCCGGAGTGCCTCTGATAAAGATTCCTTTTTCAGAATTAACAGATATACTAAATCCACAGCTGTTAAGAAGTATTTGA
- a CDS encoding VOC family protein, with protein MKFNRINHVAIICSDYKKSKKFYTEVLGFSIINEAYRKERDSYKLDLRVGNFDQLELFSFPDSPKRPSYPEACGLRHISFEVDSIENTVEYLKSKSIAVEPIRIDEFTDKKFTFFSDPDDLPIEIYEK; from the coding sequence ATGAAATTTAATAGAATAAACCATGTGGCAATAATCTGTTCAGATTATAAAAAATCAAAAAAATTCTACACAGAAGTTCTTGGATTCTCTATAATAAATGAAGCTTATAGAAAGGAAAGAGATTCCTATAAACTAGATCTACGAGTTGGAAATTTTGATCAGCTTGAATTATTTTCCTTTCCAGACTCACCAAAAAGGCCAAGCTATCCTGAAGCTTGCGGTCTAAGACATATTTCCTTTGAAGTAGACAGTATAGAGAATACAGTTGAATATTTAAAAAGTAAATCTATAGCTGTGGAACCTATAAGAATAGATGAATTTACTGATAAGAAATTTACCTTTTTCAGCGACCCCGATGACTTGCCTATAGAAATTTATGAGAAATAG
- a CDS encoding D-glycero-alpha-D-manno-heptose-1,7-bisphosphate 7-phosphatase, translated as MNILNKALFLDRDGVINDNKRPINNPEDFKLYDGVTEALRRAEGNGFEIFVVTNQGGIELGYMTVDELNKIHDKMIELLKPYCHIKEIKFCPDYHKDTGCRKPSPKMILDLAEKYDIDLGKSYMIGDRDTDIEAGKRAGCKTGKIGRFNAEADINGKDLYAVVNNIIN; from the coding sequence GTGAATATATTGAATAAAGCTTTATTTTTAGATAGGGATGGAGTTATAAATGATAATAAAAGGCCCATAAACAATCCAGAAGATTTTAAATTATATGATGGTGTTACAGAAGCTTTAAGAAGAGCAGAGGGAAATGGATTCGAAATATTTGTGGTAACAAACCAAGGGGGTATTGAACTTGGGTACATGACTGTTGATGAGCTCAATAAAATTCATGATAAAATGATTGAATTGTTAAAGCCCTATTGCCATATTAAGGAGATAAAGTTTTGTCCCGATTATCACAAGGACACTGGTTGTAGAAAGCCCTCTCCTAAAATGATATTAGATTTGGCAGAAAAATATGATATTGATCTTGGGAAAAGCTATATGATTGGTGACAGAGATACAGATATAGAGGCTGGAAAAAGAGCAGGATGTAAGACTGGAAAGATAGGTAGGTTTAATGCAGAGGCTGATATAAATGGTAAAGATCTGTATGCTGTAGTAAACAATATAATTAATTGA
- a CDS encoding HAD family hydrolase: MKTIKNSNKIVFFDIGGTLVGAPNLFSYIAEKYKSLQRDRIAEVISENYDNMYYNALEEKFLSVKEMLKISLKEASLKLNIEDLSDLAQTYYEELYTNQSYLYDDVIRVLDILKKAGVKLIVLSNSDSDILIKELKALNIYDYFDAFIISSDVKSYKPSDTIINKALSYCEISKKDIIFVGNSDEDVISAKKMGITSVIIKRWNKTINISSDFTIKLLDELLEII; this comes from the coding sequence ATGAAAACTATAAAAAATTCAAATAAAATAGTATTTTTTGATATAGGTGGTACTTTAGTAGGCGCTCCTAATTTATTTTCATATATAGCTGAAAAATATAAAAGTTTACAAAGGGATAGAATTGCTGAAGTAATAAGTGAAAACTATGATAACATGTATTATAATGCGCTGGAAGAGAAATTCTTAAGTGTTAAAGAGATGCTTAAAATATCACTAAAAGAGGCTTCATTAAAATTAAACATAGAAGATTTGAGTGATTTGGCACAAACTTACTATGAAGAATTATATACTAATCAATCTTATCTTTATGATGATGTTATACGAGTTCTAGATATACTAAAAAAAGCTGGGGTAAAATTAATTGTATTAAGCAATTCTGATTCTGACATATTAATTAAGGAATTGAAGGCTTTAAATATATATGATTACTTTGATGCATTTATAATATCCAGTGATGTTAAATCCTATAAACCTAGTGATACTATAATAAATAAGGCATTATCTTATTGTGAAATTTCAAAGAAAGATATAATATTTGTGGGAAATTCAGATGAAGATGTTATAAGTGCAAAAAAGATGGGTATTACATCTGTAATAATAAAGAGATGGAATAAAACAATTAATATATCCAGTGATTTTACTATAAAATTATTAGATGAGCTTCTAGAGATAATATAG
- a CDS encoding ABC transporter ATP-binding protein, translated as MIEIINLNKSYNKTTKAVDNLNLTINDGEIFGFLGHNGAGKTTTLKMITGILNKDSGYIGINGIDITQNPLEAKKQFGYVPDNPDIFLRLKGIEYLNFMADIYDVDSNLRKERIQSLTERFDMSTALGDKIQSYSHGMRQKIIIMGVLIHSPSTWILDEPMTGLDPKSSFTLKQMMREHADSGKTVFFSTHVLEVAEKLCDRVGIINKGKLLFCGTLKEMREHFKTNESLEKMFLEMTEHE; from the coding sequence ATGATTGAAATTATTAATCTCAATAAAAGCTATAATAAAACTACAAAAGCTGTGGATAATTTGAATTTAACCATCAATGATGGAGAGATATTTGGATTTCTGGGTCATAATGGAGCTGGAAAAACTACCACTTTAAAGATGATTACAGGAATATTGAATAAGGATTCTGGCTATATTGGCATAAATGGAATAGACATAACACAGAATCCACTGGAGGCAAAAAAACAATTTGGATATGTACCTGATAATCCCGATATATTTTTAAGACTTAAAGGCATAGAATATTTAAACTTTATGGCAGATATATATGACGTAGACAGCAATCTTAGAAAAGAACGAATACAAAGCCTCACTGAAAGATTTGATATGTCCACTGCTCTTGGCGACAAAATACAGAGTTATTCTCATGGTATGAGGCAAAAAATAATAATAATGGGAGTACTTATACACAGTCCTTCTACATGGATTTTAGATGAACCTATGACAGGCCTTGATCCTAAATCATCATTTACTTTAAAACAAATGATGAGAGAGCATGCTGATAGCGGAAAAACAGTGTTCTTTTCAACTCATGTACTGGAGGTAGCTGAAAAACTTTGTGATAGAGTGGGAATAATAAATAAGGGTAAACTTTTATTTTGTGGGACTTTAAAGGAAATGAGAGAACATTTTAAAACTAATGAATCCTTAGAAAAAATGTTTTTGGAGATGACTGAACATGAGTAA
- a CDS encoding acyl-CoA thioesterase — MYTNDTILKVRYAETDKMGIVHNSQYYIWFEVARDEYIEKLNITYKQLEDKGIMMPLVETQCKYLEGAKYGDEILIKTSVTEISGVKVVFNYDVFRNSDKKLLAKGKTIQAFVNSNEFKIVNIKKKYPEIWKLFENL, encoded by the coding sequence ATGTATACTAATGATACTATACTAAAGGTTAGATATGCAGAAACAGACAAAATGGGAATTGTACATAATTCTCAATATTATATATGGTTTGAAGTGGCAAGAGATGAATATATAGAGAAATTAAATATTACATATAAACAACTTGAGGATAAGGGAATAATGATGCCTCTTGTAGAAACTCAGTGTAAATACTTAGAAGGAGCAAAATATGGAGATGAAATTTTAATAAAAACTTCTGTTACAGAAATAAGCGGAGTAAAAGTAGTTTTTAATTATGATGTATTTAGAAATAGTGATAAAAAGCTTTTGGCAAAAGGCAAAACTATACAGGCCTTTGTAAATAGCAATGAATTTAAAATAGTAAATATAAAGAAGAAATATCCTGAAATATGGAAGCTATTTGAAAATCTATAA
- the queC gene encoding 7-cyano-7-deazaguanine synthase QueC, producing MKKAVVLLSGGLDSTTALYLAKSQGFEVYAISFNYGQRHKKEIEAAKKVAEKAEIKEHIIVNTNMNAWGGSALTDSNIQVPEGKEDREEIPVTYVPARNMIFLSYAASYAEAVGAQDIFIGVSQVDYSGYVDCRKEFIDAMELAINKGTVCAVEDNKPIKIHAPFMNMTKTEEIKLGISLGVDYSLTWTCYNGYEKACGHCDSCLLRLKAFEEAGYKDPVEYMDK from the coding sequence ATGAAAAAAGCAGTGGTTTTATTATCAGGAGGATTAGATTCAACTACAGCCTTGTATCTGGCTAAATCACAGGGCTTTGAAGTATATGCTATTTCTTTTAATTATGGTCAAAGACATAAAAAAGAAATAGAAGCTGCAAAGAAGGTTGCAGAAAAAGCAGAAATAAAAGAACATATTATAGTAAATACCAATATGAATGCCTGGGGAGGATCAGCTCTTACAGATTCAAATATACAAGTACCCGAGGGAAAAGAAGACAGAGAAGAAATACCAGTTACTTATGTGCCTGCAAGGAATATGATATTTTTATCCTATGCTGCTTCCTACGCAGAAGCTGTTGGTGCACAGGATATATTTATAGGGGTGAGTCAGGTAGATTATTCAGGTTATGTAGATTGCAGAAAAGAATTTATAGATGCAATGGAACTGGCAATAAATAAAGGAACCGTATGTGCCGTGGAAGACAATAAACCTATAAAGATACATGCTCCATTTATGAATATGACAAAAACTGAAGAAATAAAGCTTGGTATCAGCCTTGGGGTGGATTATTCTCTTACTTGGACCTGTTACAATGGCTATGAAAAGGCTTGTGGACATTGTGACAGCTGCTTATTAAGACTGAAGGCTTTTGAAGAAGCGGGATATAAAGATCCAGTGGAATATATGGATAAGTAG